The following coding sequences lie in one Chanos chanos chromosome 4, fChaCha1.1, whole genome shotgun sequence genomic window:
- the tacr2 gene encoding LOW QUALITY PROTEIN: substance-K receptor (The sequence of the model RefSeq protein was modified relative to this genomic sequence to represent the inferred CDS: inserted 1 base in 1 codon), which produces MDTTLDALSSTTILYDDEDGNETSTNLFEQPDWQVALWAIAYSLIVIVSIIGNVTVIWIILAHKRMRTVTNYFIVNLAFSDASMATFNTVFNFVYALHNDWYFGLGYCKFQNFFPITAMFSSIYSMAAIAVDRYMAIIHPLKPRLSSTTTKVMIGTIWAVAFSLAFPQCFYSSTKFYPPRTVCMVEWPDDYGGKHHLSYQIAVIILIYMLPLLVMLVTYSLVGQRLWGSEIPGEASDHYQNQIQAKRKVVKMMIVVVVTFAICWLPYHIYFILGSFNKDIYKQHYIQQVYLAIFWLAMSSTMYNPIIYCCLNQRFRSGFRRAFRWCPFIKVSEKDXMELQHMRTFRTTRSYRTETTSMVLRNQGSEREDTTSKLISA; this is translated from the exons ATGGATACTACTTTGGATGCCTTATCATCTACAACTATTCTTTATGATGATGAGGACGGGAACGAGACATCTACTAACCTTTTTGAGCAACCTGACTGGCAAGTGGCACTGTGGGCAATTGCCTATTCTCTAATTGTAATCGTTTCGATCATAGGCAATGTCACCGTCATATGGATCATTTTGGCACACAAACGAATGAGGACGGTAACCAACTACTTTATTGTCAACCTGGCTTTTTCGGACGCTTCAATGGCAACATTCAACACTGTTTTCAATTTTGTCTATGCTTTGCATAACGACTGGTATTTTGGTTTAGGATACTGTAAATTTCAGAACTTCTTTCCCATTACAGCCATGTTTTCAAGTATTTATTCCATGGCGGCTATTGCTGTCGACAG ATATATGGCCATTATCCATCCTTTAAAGCCCAGACTTTCCTCCACTACGACGAAAGTGATGATAGGGACCATCTGGGCCGTGGCCTTTTCTCTAGCCTTCCCCCAGTGCTTCTACTCCAGTACCAAATTCTACCCACCCCGCACCGTCTGCATGGTGGAGTGGCCCGACGACTACGGGGGGAAACATCACCTCTC GTACCAGATAGCGGTAATCATCCTGATCTACAtgctccccctgctggtgaTGCTGGTGACCTACAGCTTGGTAGGTCAGAGACTGTGGGGTAGTGAGATCCCCGGGGAGGCGTCAGACCACTATCAGAACCAGATCCAGGCCAAACGTAAG GTGGTAAAGATGATGATCGTGGTGGTGGTGACCTTTGCCATTTGCTGGCTGCCTTATCACATCTACTTCATCCTGGGCAGTTTCAACAAGGACATATATAAACAGCATTACATTCAGCAGGTCTACCTGGCCATTTTCTGGCTAGCAATGAGCTCCACTATGTACAACCCCATCATCTACTGCTGTCTCAACCAACG GTTCCGCTCAGGTTTCCGACGAGCCTTTCGCTGGTGCCCCTTCATCAAGgtctcagagaaag agatggagcTGCAGCACATGAGAACTTTCCGGACCACTCGCAGTTACCGCACGGAGACCACCAGCATGGTGCTGCGGAACCAGGGCAGCGAGAGGGAGGACACCACATCCAAGTTGATCTCGGCTTAG